Proteins encoded together in one Fundidesulfovibrio magnetotacticus window:
- a CDS encoding NAD(P)H-dependent oxidoreductase: MKAVLLVGSPKRAGASAVLGEALLERLQARGVETETLRLTGLLDAQEGRARLHGAFLGADLCVLAAPVYADSLPAPAVRALEFLDDDGPAPERPRAFAALVNCGFPEASHTQTCLDACRVFARRTGLRWAGGLGVGQGGVLGEGPLEARGAITASLRKALDLSAHALAAGEDIPEGAVRLAAKPLMPRLLYLAVAELGWLAQAWSRRTFFRLGAKPLQRP; this comes from the coding sequence ATGAAAGCCGTTCTCCTGGTGGGCAGCCCCAAGCGCGCTGGCGCTTCGGCCGTGCTGGGCGAGGCGCTCTTGGAGCGCCTCCAGGCGCGCGGCGTGGAGACGGAAACCCTTCGCCTCACGGGGCTCCTGGACGCCCAGGAGGGGCGCGCCCGGCTCCACGGGGCCTTCCTGGGCGCGGACCTCTGCGTGCTGGCTGCCCCGGTCTACGCGGACTCCCTGCCCGCCCCGGCCGTGCGCGCCCTGGAATTCCTGGACGACGACGGCCCGGCCCCGGAGCGCCCCCGCGCCTTCGCGGCCCTGGTCAACTGCGGCTTCCCCGAGGCCTCCCACACGCAGACCTGCCTGGACGCCTGCCGCGTTTTCGCGCGCCGCACGGGCCTGCGCTGGGCCGGAGGCCTGGGCGTGGGCCAGGGCGGCGTCCTGGGCGAGGGGCCGCTTGAGGCGCGCGGAGCCATCACCGCGAGCCTGCGCAAGGCGCTGGACCTCTCCGCTCACGCCCTGGCCGCCGGGGAGGACATCCCGGAGGGGGCCGTCCGCCTTGCCGCCAAGCCGCTCATGCCCCGCCTGCTCTATCTGGCCGTGGCGGAACTCGGCTGGCTGGCCCAGGCCTGGAGCCGCCGCACCTTCTTCCGGCTGGGCGCGAAACCCCTGCAACGGCCATGA